A portion of the Faecalibacterium sp. I3-3-89 genome contains these proteins:
- the gltB gene encoding glutamate synthase large subunit — protein sequence MENFTEQKRPLGLYDPQFEHDACGIGAVVDIKGRKSHQTVSDALSIVERLEHRAGKDAEGKTGDGVGIMLQISHRFFTKVADELNISLGNEREYGVGMFFFPQNEHLRAQAMKLFELVTRKEGLEFLAWRAVPVDPDAVGQKARDCMPSIWQCFIKKPAKVSKGIDFDRKLYIVRRVFEQASNGTYVPSLSSRTIVYKGMFLVHDLRLFYLDLQDEDYESAIGMVHSRFSTNTNPSWMRAHPNRFILHNGEINTIKGNTDAMLAREETISSPIMKEDMNKILPIINTSGSDSAMLDNALEFMVMNGMDLPLAVMITIPEPWENNKNISQKKRDFYQYYATMLEPWDGPAAILFSDGDVVGAVLDRNGLRPSRYYITKDGRMILSSEVGVLPCEPENILVKDRLRPGKMLLVDTLKGEVVDDEKLKEYYASREPYGEWIDRNLVQLKDLKIPNVKTPSYTGDDLLRLQKVFGYKYEDISTLILPMARQGAEPSGAMGTDTPLAVLSGQHPPLFNYFKQRFAQVTNPPIDAIREKVVTSTSVYVGAHGNLLEDKPENCKVLKVHNPILTSTDLLRIKYMNVPGFKVSTVSINYYKNTSLEKAIDRVFLEVDRAYKEGANIIILSDRDIDEYHVAIPSLLAVSAVSQYLIRTKKSTALALILESAEPHEVHHFAALLGYGACAVNPYLAHETIGQLIDDGLLDKDYYAAVDDYNKAVLGGIVKIASKMGISTIQSYQSSQIFEAVGISKDVIDKYFTGTVSRVGGIGLEDIQADVEALHNAAFDPLGLDINMQLEDGGAHKFRSGKEEHLFNPQTIHLFQKACFTGDYDTFKQFTHTVDNMGRNGVHLRSLLDFNYAPDGGIPLDEVEPVSSIVKRFKAAAMSYGALSSEAHKTIAIALNRLGGRSNTGEGGEPEERYHSESNSKIKQVASARFGVTSKYLVSAEEIQIKLAQGAKPGEGGNLPGAKVYPWIAKTRHSTTGVGLISPPPHHDIYSIEDLAELIYDLKNANRHANINVKLVSEAGVGTIAAGVAKGGAQVILVSGYDGGTGAAPRNSIKDAGLPWELGIAETHQTLILNGLRTRVRIESDSKLLSGRDVAISCMLGAEEFGFGTSLLMTMGCVMMRVCNLDTCPMGICTQNPELRKHFRGKPEYIINYLTFVAQELREYMAKLGIRTIDELVGRTDLLHVKPAPAGSRLAKMDLDCILHNPAIVNSNVHFQKEDTYDFHLEDTLDMKVLMKKFKLSSKTPQSVKLEVSNTDRAFGAIFGSEITRKYGGDLPDDVYTVHCTGAGGQSFGAFIPKGLTLELTGDCNDYMGKGLSGGKLIVRPPEGITFKPEDNIIIGNVALYGATSGKTFVSGVAGERFCVRNSGAVAVVEGVGDHGCEYMTGGTVVVLGHTGKNFAAGMTGGIAYVLDENWDFYQRVNKETVSLEPVEHKYDVATLKELIREHVELTGSPRGKEILDNFSEFLPKFKKVLPYDYDHMLRVIASMEERGLDGEQAQIEAFYAVQKKK from the coding sequence ATGGAAAATTTCACGGAGCAAAAACGACCACTCGGCCTGTATGACCCCCAGTTCGAGCACGATGCCTGCGGCATCGGCGCGGTGGTGGACATCAAGGGCCGCAAGAGCCACCAGACCGTCAGCGATGCACTGTCCATCGTGGAGCGCCTTGAGCACCGCGCCGGCAAGGACGCCGAGGGCAAGACCGGCGACGGCGTCGGCATCATGCTGCAGATCAGCCACCGTTTCTTCACGAAGGTGGCCGACGAGCTGAACATCAGCCTCGGCAACGAGCGCGAATACGGCGTGGGTATGTTCTTCTTCCCTCAGAACGAGCATCTGCGGGCGCAGGCCATGAAGCTGTTCGAGCTTGTGACCCGCAAAGAGGGCCTTGAGTTTCTGGCATGGCGCGCCGTGCCCGTAGACCCCGACGCTGTGGGTCAGAAAGCCCGTGACTGTATGCCCTCCATCTGGCAGTGCTTCATCAAAAAGCCCGCCAAGGTGAGCAAGGGCATCGACTTCGACCGCAAGCTCTACATCGTCCGCCGGGTCTTTGAGCAGGCCAGCAACGGCACCTATGTGCCCAGCCTGTCCAGCCGCACCATCGTGTACAAGGGCATGTTCCTCGTCCACGACCTGCGCCTGTTCTACCTCGACTTGCAGGATGAGGATTACGAGTCCGCCATCGGCATGGTGCACAGCCGCTTCTCCACCAACACCAACCCCAGCTGGATGCGCGCCCACCCCAACCGCTTCATCCTCCACAACGGCGAGATCAACACCATCAAGGGCAACACCGACGCCATGCTGGCCCGCGAGGAGACCATCTCCTCCCCCATCATGAAGGAGGACATGAACAAGATCCTGCCCATCATCAATACCTCCGGCTCGGACTCCGCCATGCTGGACAACGCCCTCGAGTTCATGGTGATGAACGGCATGGATCTGCCGCTGGCCGTCATGATCACGATCCCCGAACCGTGGGAGAACAACAAGAACATCAGCCAGAAAAAGCGGGATTTCTACCAGTATTACGCCACCATGCTGGAGCCGTGGGACGGCCCGGCGGCCATCCTCTTCTCCGACGGCGACGTGGTAGGCGCGGTGCTGGACCGCAACGGCCTGCGTCCCAGCCGGTACTACATCACCAAGGATGGCCGGATGATCCTGTCCTCCGAGGTGGGCGTGCTGCCCTGTGAGCCGGAGAACATTCTGGTGAAGGATCGTCTCCGCCCCGGCAAGATGCTGCTGGTGGACACCCTCAAGGGCGAGGTCGTGGACGACGAAAAGCTGAAGGAGTACTACGCCAGCCGCGAGCCTTACGGCGAGTGGATCGACCGCAACCTCGTCCAGCTGAAAGACCTCAAGATCCCCAATGTCAAGACCCCCAGCTATACCGGCGACGACCTGCTGCGTCTGCAGAAGGTGTTCGGCTACAAGTACGAGGACATCAGCACCCTCATCCTGCCGATGGCACGTCAGGGCGCAGAGCCTTCCGGCGCAATGGGCACCGATACCCCGCTGGCTGTCCTCAGCGGCCAGCACCCCCCGCTCTTCAACTACTTCAAGCAGCGGTTCGCACAGGTGACGAACCCGCCCATCGACGCCATCCGTGAGAAGGTCGTCACCTCCACCAGCGTCTATGTGGGCGCACACGGCAACCTGCTGGAGGATAAGCCCGAGAACTGCAAGGTGCTCAAGGTCCACAACCCCATCCTCACCTCCACCGACCTTCTCCGCATCAAGTACATGAATGTGCCGGGCTTCAAGGTGTCCACGGTCTCCATCAATTACTACAAGAACACCAGCCTCGAAAAAGCCATCGACCGCGTCTTCCTCGAGGTGGACCGTGCCTACAAAGAGGGCGCGAACATCATCATCCTGTCCGACCGGGACATCGACGAGTACCATGTCGCCATCCCCAGCCTGCTGGCGGTGTCGGCTGTGTCCCAGTACCTCATCCGCACCAAGAAGAGCACCGCACTGGCCCTCATCCTCGAGAGCGCCGAGCCGCACGAGGTGCACCACTTCGCCGCCCTGCTGGGCTACGGCGCCTGCGCCGTCAACCCCTATCTGGCCCATGAGACCATCGGCCAGCTCATCGACGACGGCCTGCTGGACAAGGACTATTACGCTGCCGTGGACGACTACAACAAGGCTGTGCTGGGCGGCATCGTGAAGATCGCCTCCAAGATGGGCATTTCCACCATCCAGAGCTACCAGAGCAGCCAGATCTTTGAGGCCGTCGGCATCTCCAAGGACGTCATCGACAAGTACTTCACCGGCACGGTCAGCCGCGTGGGCGGCATCGGCCTCGAGGACATTCAGGCAGACGTGGAGGCTCTCCACAACGCCGCCTTCGACCCGCTGGGCCTCGACATCAATATGCAGCTGGAGGACGGCGGTGCCCACAAGTTCCGCAGCGGCAAGGAAGAGCACCTGTTCAACCCTCAGACCATCCACCTGTTCCAGAAGGCCTGCTTCACCGGTGACTACGACACCTTCAAGCAGTTCACCCACACTGTGGACAACATGGGCAGGAACGGCGTCCATCTGCGCAGCCTGCTGGACTTCAACTACGCCCCTGACGGCGGCATCCCGCTGGACGAGGTGGAGCCGGTCAGCTCCATCGTCAAGCGGTTCAAGGCTGCAGCCATGAGCTACGGCGCACTGAGCAGCGAGGCCCACAAGACCATCGCCATCGCCCTGAACCGCCTCGGCGGCCGGAGCAACACCGGCGAGGGCGGCGAGCCGGAGGAGCGCTATCACAGCGAGAGCAATTCCAAGATCAAGCAGGTGGCCTCTGCCCGCTTCGGCGTCACCAGCAAATACCTCGTCTCCGCCGAGGAGATCCAGATCAAGCTGGCACAGGGCGCAAAGCCCGGCGAGGGCGGCAACCTGCCCGGCGCGAAAGTGTATCCGTGGATCGCCAAGACCCGCCACAGCACCACCGGCGTGGGCCTCATCTCTCCCCCGCCCCACCACGACATCTACTCCATCGAGGACCTTGCAGAGCTGATCTATGACCTCAAAAACGCCAACCGTCACGCAAACATCAACGTCAAGCTGGTGAGCGAGGCCGGTGTCGGCACCATCGCAGCCGGTGTGGCCAAGGGCGGCGCACAGGTCATCCTCGTCTCGGGCTATGACGGCGGCACCGGCGCTGCCCCCCGCAACTCCATCAAAGACGCTGGTCTGCCTTGGGAGCTGGGCATCGCCGAGACCCACCAGACCCTGATCCTGAACGGCCTGCGCACCCGCGTGCGCATCGAGAGCGACTCCAAGCTCCTCTCCGGCCGGGATGTCGCCATCAGCTGTATGCTGGGCGCGGAGGAATTCGGCTTCGGCACCTCCCTGCTGATGACCATGGGCTGCGTGATGATGCGTGTCTGCAACCTCGACACCTGCCCCATGGGCATCTGCACCCAGAACCCCGAGCTGCGCAAGCATTTCCGCGGCAAGCCCGAATACATCATCAACTACCTGACCTTCGTGGCGCAGGAGCTGCGGGAGTACATGGCAAAGCTGGGCATCCGCACCATCGACGAGCTGGTGGGCCGCACCGACCTGCTCCACGTCAAGCCCGCCCCTGCCGGAAGCCGTCTGGCCAAGATGGACCTCGACTGCATCCTGCACAACCCCGCCATCGTCAACAGCAACGTCCACTTCCAGAAAGAGGATACCTATGACTTCCATCTGGAAGACACGCTGGACATGAAGGTGCTGATGAAGAAGTTCAAGCTGTCCAGCAAGACCCCCCAGAGCGTCAAGCTGGAGGTCTCCAACACCGACCGCGCCTTTGGTGCCATCTTCGGCAGCGAGATCACCCGCAAGTATGGCGGCGATCTGCCGGATGACGTCTACACCGTCCACTGCACCGGCGCAGGCGGCCAGAGCTTCGGCGCGTTCATCCCCAAGGGCCTGACCCTTGAGCTGACCGGCGACTGCAACGACTACATGGGCAAGGGTCTGTCCGGCGGCAAGCTCATCGTCCGCCCGCCCGAGGGCATCACCTTCAAGCCCGAGGACAACATCATCATCGGCAACGTGGCCCTCTACGGTGCCACCAGCGGCAAGACCTTCGTCTCCGGCGTGGCCGGTGAGCGCTTCTGTGTCCGCAACTCGGGCGCTGTGGCCGTCGTCGAGGGCGTGGGCGACCACGGCTGCGAGTACATGACCGGCGGCACCGTCGTCGTTCTGGGTCATACCGGCAAGAACTTCGCGGCCGGTATGACCGGCGGCATCGCCTATGTGCTGGATGAAAACTGGGACTTCTACCAGCGGGTGAACAAGGAGACCGTCAGCCTCGAGCCGGTGGAGCACAAATACGATGTCGCCACCCTGAAGGAGCTGATCCGGGAGCACGTCGAGCTGACCGGCTCGCCCCGCGGCAAGGAGATCCTGGACAACTTCAGCGAGTTCCTGCCCAAGTTCAAGAAAGTTCTCCCCTACGACTACGACCATATGCTGCGGGTCATCGCCTCCATGGAGGAGCGGGGTCTCGACGGCGAGCAGGCGCAGATCGAAGCATTCTACGCCGTGCAGAAGAAGAAGTAA